The Candidatus Eisenbacteria bacterium genome has a window encoding:
- a CDS encoding polyphenol oxidase family protein encodes MRDRNATSPGDREPAAPPGSRVRFWRPPERHFPPSVFFGVPTRQGGASIGPYTSLNLGLRVGDEERAVLENRRRLREAAGMGDHGPAMVRQVHGSAIVTAGEAAQGALEADGILAAAGDPWIGVTVADCAPVAVVEPDSGSAALLHCGWRGARGGIPAAAVARLRAIGHEPGGLVAAIGPCLHACCFPIGPEVAAEFESSHLIPHPTGQPSLDLPGAIVAGLARAGMDPDRVAVAAECTACHPERWFSHRRDQGLTGRHWALLRTSPRR; translated from the coding sequence ATGCGCGACCGGAACGCAACCTCGCCCGGCGATCGGGAACCCGCGGCGCCGCCCGGATCTCGGGTCCGGTTCTGGCGCCCCCCCGAGCGCCACTTCCCTCCGTCCGTCTTCTTCGGCGTCCCCACGCGCCAAGGAGGCGCGAGCATCGGACCGTACACGTCGCTCAACCTGGGACTCCGGGTGGGAGACGAGGAGCGGGCCGTGCTCGAGAACCGAAGGAGGCTTCGCGAGGCAGCCGGAATGGGCGACCACGGGCCCGCGATGGTCCGTCAGGTCCACGGGTCCGCCATCGTGACCGCCGGCGAGGCGGCGCAGGGCGCTCTCGAGGCCGACGGCATTCTCGCCGCCGCGGGCGATCCGTGGATCGGCGTCACGGTGGCGGACTGCGCGCCCGTCGCGGTCGTCGAGCCGGATTCCGGAAGCGCCGCGCTCCTCCACTGCGGATGGCGCGGAGCGCGGGGCGGGATTCCCGCGGCCGCCGTGGCCCGTCTTCGCGCGATCGGGCACGAGCCGGGGGGTCTCGTCGCTGCCATCGGTCCGTGCCTCCACGCGTGCTGTTTCCCCATCGGCCCCGAGGTTGCGGCCGAGTTCGAGTCCTCCCACCTGATCCCGCACCCGACCGGGCAGCCGAGCCTCGACCTCCCGGGTGCGATCGTGGCGGGTCTCGCGCGCGCGGGGATGGATCCGGATCGGGTCGCCGTCGCCGCCGAATGCACCGCGTGCCATCCCGAGCGCTGGTTCTCCCACCGGAGGGACCAGGGCCTCACGGGGCGGCACTGGGCGCTCCTGCGAACTTCGCCCCGGCGCTGA